Proteins encoded by one window of Chryseobacterium foetidum:
- a CDS encoding Nramp family divalent metal transporter: protein MNLKLKGAWRKEKTMHSLPEVYSSVKIPRNGSFWRKYLAFAGPGLMVAVGYMDPGNWATDIAGGAQFGYTLLSVILISNIFAMVLQHLSVKLGVVAERDLAQACRDHYSPTTNFILWILCEIAIAACDLAEVIGSAIAINLLFGIPLTWGIVITTIDVLIILLLQAKGFRWIESIVGGLIFIILGCFVYELVISKPALNEIFGGLIPKKEIISNPAMLYIAIGILGATVMPHNLYLHSSIVQTRDYDRTKEGKKEAIKFATLDSSVSLILAFFINAAILILAAATFHTSGNKDVADIHDAYKMLTPILGASMASIAFAVALLASGQNSTLTGTLAGQIVMEGFLNIRLKPWLRRLITRLIAVIPALIVTIIYGEQGTTDLLVLSQVILSMQLSFAVVPLVMFTNDKAKMGEFANKPFLKSCVWIIAVIIIILNSYLLYQTFTG, encoded by the coding sequence ATGAATTTAAAATTGAAAGGTGCCTGGCGAAAGGAAAAAACCATGCATTCCCTGCCAGAAGTCTATTCCTCCGTTAAGATACCCAGGAATGGGAGTTTCTGGCGGAAATATCTTGCATTCGCCGGCCCCGGTCTGATGGTTGCTGTTGGCTACATGGATCCCGGAAACTGGGCTACCGATATTGCCGGGGGAGCACAGTTTGGCTATACTCTACTCTCAGTAATTTTAATATCCAACATATTTGCGATGGTTTTGCAGCATTTATCTGTAAAATTAGGCGTTGTCGCAGAACGAGATCTTGCACAGGCCTGCCGGGATCATTACAGTCCTACAACCAACTTTATACTTTGGATTTTATGTGAAATTGCAATTGCCGCCTGTGATCTCGCAGAAGTCATAGGTTCAGCGATTGCTATAAATTTACTTTTCGGTATTCCGCTCACATGGGGAATTGTGATTACGACGATTGATGTATTGATCATACTTTTACTTCAGGCAAAGGGTTTCCGATGGATTGAAAGTATTGTTGGCGGGTTAATCTTTATTATTTTAGGGTGTTTTGTATACGAGCTGGTGATTTCAAAACCTGCTTTAAATGAAATTTTTGGAGGATTGATTCCAAAAAAGGAAATTATTTCCAATCCGGCGATGTTGTATATCGCCATCGGAATTCTCGGTGCAACGGTGATGCCTCACAACCTTTATCTTCACAGCAGTATTGTGCAGACCCGTGATTATGACCGAACCAAAGAAGGAAAAAAGGAAGCTATAAAATTTGCTACGTTAGATTCCTCAGTATCATTGATTTTAGCCTTTTTCATCAATGCCGCGATTCTTATTTTGGCTGCTGCCACTTTTCATACAAGCGGAAATAAAGATGTAGCCGATATTCACGATGCATACAAGATGCTGACTCCAATTTTGGGAGCTTCTATGGCGAGTATTGCTTTTGCAGTAGCACTTTTGGCATCGGGACAAAATTCTACTTTAACAGGAACACTAGCCGGACAGATTGTAATGGAAGGCTTTCTGAATATTCGATTAAAACCATGGCTGAGAAGATTGATAACAAGACTTATCGCCGTAATTCCCGCGTTGATTGTCACAATCATTTATGGCGAACAGGGCACGACGGATCTTTTGGTTCTAAGTCAGGTCATTCTGTCGATGCAGTTGAGTTTTGCAGTAGTTCCTTTGGTCATGTTTACCAATGACAAGGCTAAAATGGGAGAATTTGCCAACAAACCCTTTCTTAAATCATGTGTCTGGATTATTGCGGTGATCATCATTATTTTGAATTCTTACCTGTTGTATCAGACGTTTACGGGATAA
- a CDS encoding OmpA family protein, with protein sequence MSLNLIDLIKGQLGPAFTSQTAQQLGESESGISKAISGLLPAVMGGLANNSDNPSVLDAITGVGSGDSVSNLNANVQGNSWITTLLQSIFGDKLSTLINSVATYAGISSNSAGSLLNLVTGATAGSVAKYAQDQNLDRSGISNLLNDQKGLISGLLPAGLSLASLNLGNWAKGYGFEGNENPATKATDEKPHIEVTRSVADEGTFPDRNNSEGGSIWKWLLPLLLLLAAGYFVWKQCEKKETTVTMTGEDSTKINRSDTINAYTSDTANSPAEARTDESIDLNGKSLIGYKGGMEDMMIAFLKTDGYKNASDDAALKDQWYDFDHVNFKMGSSSDLEAGSEGQLQNLVVILKAYPDAKIKIGGYTDKTGDEATNVRISTARANFIKDWLGKNGIGSQVLGAEGYGSKYAEVDAAASDAERAVDRKMSVRFAK encoded by the coding sequence ATGTCATTAAACCTTATTGATCTCATTAAAGGCCAGCTTGGACCGGCTTTTACATCACAAACTGCCCAGCAATTGGGAGAAAGCGAATCAGGAATTTCAAAAGCCATCAGCGGACTTCTGCCCGCCGTTATGGGGGGACTTGCGAATAATTCTGATAACCCAAGCGTGTTGGATGCCATTACAGGAGTTGGTTCGGGAGATTCTGTTTCTAATCTCAATGCAAATGTTCAGGGAAACAGTTGGATTACCACGCTTCTGCAGAGTATTTTTGGTGATAAACTTTCCACACTCATCAATTCTGTAGCTACGTATGCCGGAATAAGTTCAAATTCAGCTGGCTCTCTCTTAAACCTTGTCACAGGAGCTACGGCAGGTTCAGTCGCGAAATATGCTCAGGATCAAAATCTGGACAGATCCGGAATTTCAAATTTATTGAATGATCAAAAAGGTCTTATTTCAGGTTTACTTCCTGCCGGACTTTCTTTGGCATCTTTAAATCTTGGAAACTGGGCAAAAGGATATGGTTTTGAAGGAAACGAAAATCCTGCAACAAAAGCAACAGATGAAAAACCTCACATAGAAGTGACCAGAAGTGTAGCAGATGAAGGAACTTTCCCGGACAGAAATAACAGTGAAGGCGGCTCAATCTGGAAATGGCTTCTGCCCCTTTTACTCTTATTAGCAGCCGGATATTTTGTCTGGAAGCAGTGTGAGAAAAAAGAAACAACAGTTACAATGACAGGAGAGGATTCTACTAAAATCAACAGATCTGACACAATTAATGCCTATACTTCAGATACTGCAAACTCCCCGGCTGAAGCGCGTACGGACGAAAGCATCGACCTCAACGGGAAATCGTTAATAGGTTACAAAGGAGGAATGGAAGACATGATGATTGCTTTCCTGAAAACCGACGGCTATAAAAATGCGTCTGATGATGCTGCATTGAAAGATCAGTGGTATGACTTTGACCATGTGAACTTTAAAATGGGCAGTTCTTCAGATTTAGAGGCTGGTTCAGAAGGCCAGCTTCAAAATTTGGTAGTTATTTTAAAAGCTTATCCTGATGCTAAAATTAAAATCGGAGGTTATACCGACAAAACCGGTGACGAAGCTACCAATGTAAGAATTTCTACGGCAAGAGCTAATTTCATAAAAGACTGGCTTGGCAAAAACGGCATTGGCTCGCAGGTTTTAGGTGCAGAAGGTTATGGAAGTAAGTATGCAGAAGTAGACGCAGCAGCTTCAGACGCCGAAAGAGCGGTGGACAGAAAAATGTCTGTAAGATTCGCTAAATAA
- a CDS encoding DoxX family protein has product MENQKIAQIALGGMLIAAGISHLTFARKEFQAQVPDWVPLKKDDTVVYSGIAEIALGTGLILAPKKYQKPAGIIAGTFFAAVFPGNISQYLNRKDAFVLDTDSRRLARLFMQPVLIAWALFSGKK; this is encoded by the coding sequence ATGGAAAATCAAAAAATAGCACAGATCGCTCTTGGCGGAATGTTGATTGCCGCAGGAATTAGCCACCTCACATTCGCAAGAAAAGAATTTCAGGCACAGGTTCCGGATTGGGTTCCACTTAAAAAAGACGACACCGTTGTGTATTCGGGGATTGCAGAAATCGCGTTGGGCACAGGTTTAATTTTAGCTCCGAAAAAATATCAAAAGCCCGCAGGAATAATTGCAGGAACGTTTTTCGCAGCAGTTTTTCCGGGAAACATTTCACAATATCTTAACAGAAAAGATGCTTTTGTTTTAGATACAGATTCCAGACGTTTGGCCAGACTTTTTATGCAGCCGGTTTTAATTGCCTGGGCATTATTTTCGGGTAAAAAATAG
- the proS gene encoding proline--tRNA ligase has protein sequence MAKLTSRSEDYSKWYNELVVKADLAENSGVRGSMVIKPYGYAIWEKMRDEMDRKFKETGHVNAYFPLFVPKSLFEAEEKNAEGFAKECAVVTHYRLKNDPDNPGKLMVDPDAKLEEELIVRPTSEAIIWNTYRGWVQSYRDLPILINQWANVVRWEMRTRLFLRTSEFLWQEGHTAHATKDEAVEEAEKMNKVYADFAENFMAMPVVQGLKTPSERFAGADETYCIEALMQDGKALQAGTSHFLGQNFAKAFDVKFTNKEGKIEHAWATSWGTSTRLMGALIMTHSDDFGLVLPPTLAPIQVVIVPIFKGEEQLAQISEVALDIQAKLRLKGISVKFDNDTQNKPGWKFAEYELKGVPIRIAMGPRDLENNSVEIARRDNLTKETVSIEGLDSHIDNLLKTIQKDMYEKALNFRKENITKVDSYQEFKKVLEEKGGFIYAHWDGTAEEEEQIKEETKATIRCIPMDDDVEEGVSLVSGKPSVRRVMFAKAY, from the coding sequence ATGGCAAAACTAACTTCAAGAAGCGAAGATTATAGCAAATGGTATAACGAGCTGGTAGTAAAAGCAGATTTAGCAGAAAACTCTGGTGTGAGAGGATCTATGGTCATCAAACCATACGGCTACGCAATCTGGGAAAAAATGCGTGATGAAATGGACAGAAAGTTTAAAGAAACAGGTCACGTAAATGCATACTTCCCCCTTTTTGTACCCAAAAGCCTTTTCGAAGCTGAAGAAAAAAATGCTGAAGGTTTTGCTAAAGAATGTGCGGTAGTAACCCACTACCGCCTAAAAAATGATCCTGATAATCCCGGTAAACTCATGGTAGATCCCGACGCTAAATTAGAGGAAGAGCTTATTGTTCGTCCAACTTCGGAAGCAATTATCTGGAACACCTACAGAGGATGGGTTCAGTCTTACCGGGATCTTCCTATCTTGATTAATCAATGGGCTAATGTTGTACGTTGGGAAATGAGAACCAGATTATTCCTGCGAACTTCAGAATTCCTTTGGCAGGAAGGTCACACTGCTCACGCAACAAAAGATGAGGCGGTAGAGGAAGCTGAAAAAATGAATAAAGTTTATGCTGATTTTGCCGAAAACTTTATGGCAATGCCTGTAGTACAGGGTTTAAAAACACCTTCGGAGAGGTTTGCCGGCGCAGATGAAACCTACTGTATTGAAGCTTTGATGCAGGATGGAAAGGCTCTTCAGGCAGGGACTTCACACTTCTTGGGTCAGAATTTTGCCAAAGCTTTTGATGTAAAATTCACCAACAAAGAAGGAAAAATTGAACATGCCTGGGCAACTTCGTGGGGAACTTCCACAAGACTGATGGGTGCCTTAATTATGACGCATTCAGATGATTTCGGATTGGTTTTACCTCCAACGCTCGCTCCGATTCAGGTTGTGATTGTTCCTATTTTTAAAGGTGAAGAACAGTTAGCTCAGATTAGCGAGGTAGCCCTTGATATTCAGGCAAAACTTAGATTAAAAGGAATTTCTGTAAAGTTTGATAATGATACTCAAAACAAACCGGGCTGGAAATTTGCAGAATACGAACTGAAAGGTGTTCCAATCAGAATTGCAATGGGCCCACGCGATCTTGAAAATAATTCTGTTGAGATTGCGAGAAGAGATAATCTTACGAAAGAAACAGTTTCTATCGAAGGTTTGGATTCTCACATCGACAATCTTCTGAAGACCATTCAAAAAGATATGTATGAAAAGGCTTTAAACTTTAGAAAAGAAAATATCACAAAAGTAGATTCATATCAGGAGTTTAAAAAAGTTTTAGAAGAAAAAGGAGGTTTTATCTATGCGCACTGGGACGGAACTGCTGAGGAAGAAGAGCAGATTAAGGAAGAAACAAAGGCTACCATCCGTTGTATTCCTATGGATGATGATGTGGAGGAAGGTGTTTCATTAGTTTCAGGAAAACCTTCGGTAAGGAGAGTAATGTTTGCTAAAGCTTACTAA
- a CDS encoding prolyl-tRNA synthetase, producing MKRNIHKNLFGILRSKGILAISSGLLLVSCGAQMGGYNETDGVYYDPSKDTLPEGVIVNDNGNRVGEYYDYYQADNTTIQNAQANNYEQNNLYNTWNTNQIGTDSDWGMYAGSETNYYDNSWGWGGWGAPWGIYGGYGGWGWGGGWGMGMSFGWGWGNNWGWGYSPWGWNNGWGWGSGWGMGMYNPYWGWGGYPYGGWGAGYWGGNYYQPYNRRSAASGYGFTNRNSGIVARNTAPGYGFRNSSASGFRNSNNSGFRNSNNSGFRNQGNSGFRNQGQGGFRNNTGVRPQSGYNRPQGQGGFRNNSGTRPNYNQSQPRYNNQNNNGGFRNESAPRSNGGWTSPSNGGGFRGGGSTGGGGGFRGGGGGGGGFRGGR from the coding sequence ATGAAAAGAAATATACATAAAAATTTGTTTGGGATTCTAAGGTCAAAAGGCATCTTGGCTATTTCCAGCGGATTACTTTTGGTTTCCTGCGGTGCTCAGATGGGTGGCTACAACGAGACAGACGGGGTTTACTATGACCCCAGCAAAGATACTTTACCTGAGGGCGTTATCGTAAATGATAACGGAAACAGAGTCGGAGAATATTACGACTACTATCAGGCGGATAATACTACAATCCAAAATGCTCAGGCAAACAACTACGAGCAGAACAATCTTTACAATACCTGGAATACCAATCAGATCGGAACCGATTCAGACTGGGGAATGTATGCCGGCAGTGAAACCAACTACTACGATAACTCGTGGGGCTGGGGAGGCTGGGGCGCTCCCTGGGGAATTTACGGTGGCTACGGCGGTTGGGGCTGGGGCGGCGGCTGGGGCATGGGTATGTCTTTCGGCTGGGGCTGGGGCAACAACTGGGGTTGGGGATACAGCCCATGGGGTTGGAACAACGGCTGGGGCTGGGGTTCTGGCTGGGGAATGGGAATGTATAATCCATACTGGGGCTGGGGTGGCTATCCTTACGGAGGCTGGGGCGCCGGTTACTGGGGTGGAAATTACTACCAACCTTATAACAGAAGAAGTGCAGCCAGCGGATACGGATTTACCAACAGAAATTCAGGTATAGTTGCGAGAAATACTGCGCCGGGATATGGTTTCAGAAATTCAAGCGCGAGCGGATTCAGAAATTCCAATAATTCAGGTTTTAGAAATTCCAATAATTCAGGATTTAGAAATCAGGGCAATTCAGGTTTCAGAAATCAGGGACAGGGTGGATTCAGAAATAATACAGGAGTAAGACCGCAATCTGGTTACAACAGACCTCAGGGACAAGGTGGTTTTAGAAACAATAGTGGAACAAGACCTAATTACAACCAATCTCAACCGCGATATAACAACCAAAACAATAACGGAGGATTCAGAAATGAGTCTGCGCCAAGATCTAACGGCGGATGGACTTCACCAAGCAATGGCGGAGGCTTCAGAGGCGGCGGTTCTACCGGTGGAGGTGGAGGCTTCCGAGGAGGCGGCGGCGGAGGCGGCGGTTTCCGTGGTGGCAGATAA
- a CDS encoding OmpP1/FadL family transporter has protein sequence MSISAAFFAQAQDVSLIRNTLDVYSNSQIGGSAKFNAMGGSNGALGGDANALLTNPAGLGVAISGEVSGTLSIMSNKNTSNSAGSSFGYKVNNADLGNVGGVMTFQLMTESAWKFVNIGVNFSNQSLDNYIETPGNSNVIYDFDATNSSSLARHAYDRYGTLSKTSFGVGANYNHSLYIGMGLNFSNVSLDQSDTAAFQSLQNGSLDYFSKQNTPYFERSSGFSASLGVIGKLGRNFRLGGAIETPTFWDIDRSYNFYNDPQLGDDYAVENRRLTSPMKATVSAAFVANKNFSMNLDYTVGLTKPSYKEYGGAEMQLNDFFDENVKTLSEVKLGAEYRVKQFRLRGGYAYTSSPFDALTVSRFANNGDVADQSYNNMILSDRNALSFGLGYDFKSFYIDATYQNISSKFNNPFLYGEAGGGFEDGYYSPSRLISSSSFVVSDVKNVINNFYLTFGWKF, from the coding sequence ATGAGCATTTCTGCTGCTTTCTTTGCGCAGGCGCAGGATGTTTCATTGATCAGAAACACGCTGGATGTGTATTCGAATTCTCAAATTGGAGGTTCGGCAAAGTTTAATGCAATGGGAGGATCAAATGGTGCTTTGGGAGGTGATGCAAACGCTTTGCTGACCAACCCTGCAGGTTTGGGGGTTGCGATTTCAGGGGAAGTATCAGGAACACTTTCTATTATGTCCAACAAAAATACTTCAAATTCGGCAGGTTCATCGTTTGGCTATAAAGTGAACAATGCAGATCTGGGTAACGTTGGTGGTGTAATGACTTTCCAATTGATGACTGAAAGTGCATGGAAATTTGTAAACATCGGTGTAAATTTTTCGAACCAATCTCTTGATAACTATATCGAGACACCCGGAAACAGCAATGTAATCTACGATTTTGATGCTACGAACAGTTCATCTTTGGCAAGACATGCTTACGATAGATACGGAACTTTATCTAAAACAAGTTTTGGGGTTGGTGCAAACTACAATCACAGTCTTTACATTGGTATGGGCTTGAATTTTTCTAATGTTTCTCTTGATCAGTCTGATACAGCAGCTTTTCAGTCATTACAGAATGGAAGTCTAGATTATTTCAGCAAACAAAATACGCCATACTTTGAGAGATCATCTGGTTTCTCTGCTAGTTTAGGGGTTATCGGAAAGCTTGGACGTAATTTCAGATTGGGTGGTGCCATAGAAACACCTACGTTTTGGGATATCGACAGAAGTTATAATTTCTACAATGATCCACAGTTAGGTGACGATTACGCTGTAGAAAACAGGAGACTTACTTCGCCAATGAAAGCAACTGTGAGTGCAGCCTTCGTAGCCAACAAGAATTTCTCGATGAACCTTGATTATACAGTAGGTTTGACTAAACCGTCTTATAAAGAATATGGTGGAGCGGAAATGCAGCTTAATGATTTCTTTGATGAAAATGTAAAGACATTATCTGAAGTGAAATTGGGAGCTGAATACAGAGTTAAACAATTCAGATTAAGAGGTGGTTATGCATATACTTCAAGTCCTTTTGATGCACTTACGGTTAGCCGTTTTGCAAATAATGGTGATGTGGCAGATCAATCTTACAACAATATGATTTTGAGCGACAGAAATGCATTGTCATTTGGTTTAGGTTATGATTTCAAATCATTCTACATCGATGCAACTTATCAGAACATCAGTTCAAAATTCAATAACCCTTTTCTATACGGAGAAGCAGGAGGAGGTTTTGAGGATGGTTATTACTCACCATCACGCTTAATCAGCAGCTCATCGTTCGTAGTTTCTGACGTTAAAAATGTGATTAACAATTTTTATTTAACATTCGGCTGGAAGTTTTAA